One window from the genome of Acinetobacter sp. ANC 7912 encodes:
- a CDS encoding pilus assembly protein has product MKQYQRGATLIVVLFVLIFMVLIGTLAVKQSLVGLNVATNSQAQSLMKQTADAVFFALERDNQDSAIFQKNLSSLGLFGMVKSDAFINKELVFCFRPKNQSKVFDINKASIIYPTNNTNGINNSEMGTTGFCQYTSADYSSSRDFMISQVAVKKTSMQTDVPFKFYPLGTDVSTVQLDQVQPVQVVVTTIIPGAASGSGSGWSSFSTDVNDCFKKHINVKSEQFPGQETVAECFSKLGVPYSQQVVDYAVISYASKS; this is encoded by the coding sequence ATGAAGCAATATCAACGAGGAGCAACATTAATAGTTGTATTGTTTGTGCTGATATTTATGGTTCTTATAGGAACTTTAGCGGTTAAGCAAAGTTTGGTGGGTTTGAATGTGGCAACTAACAGCCAGGCACAAAGTTTAATGAAGCAGACTGCAGATGCGGTATTTTTTGCATTAGAAAGAGATAATCAGGATTCAGCCATTTTCCAGAAAAATTTAAGTTCTTTAGGCTTATTCGGTATGGTGAAGTCCGATGCTTTTATAAATAAAGAATTGGTGTTTTGTTTTAGACCTAAGAACCAGTCGAAAGTATTTGATATTAACAAAGCGAGTATTATTTATCCTACTAACAATACTAATGGGATTAATAATTCCGAAATGGGTACAACAGGTTTTTGCCAGTATACCTCTGCAGATTACAGTAGTAGCCGTGATTTTATGATTTCACAGGTGGCAGTGAAGAAAACCAGTATGCAAACAGATGTCCCATTTAAATTCTACCCTTTGGGAACAGATGTATCGACAGTACAGCTAGATCAGGTTCAGCCTGTGCAGGTGGTAGTTACTACTATTATTCCTGGTGCTGCAAGTGGTTCGGGGAGTGGTTGGAGTTCATTTAGTACGGATGTCAATGATTGTTTCAAGAAGCATATCAATGTGAAGTCTGAGCAATTTCCTGGACAGGAAACAGTCGCAGAATGTTTTAGCAAATTGGGCGTTCCTTATAGTCAACAGGTCGTGGATTATGCCGTGATTAGTTATGCATCTAAGAGCTAA
- the rplS gene encoding 50S ribosomal protein L19: MSGKHPLVQAVENAQLKQDIPAFAPGDTVVVQVKVKEGDRERLQAFEGVVIAKKNRGLNSAFTVRKISSGVGVERVFQTHSPIVAKIEVKRRGDVRRAKLYYLRELSGKAARIREKLPARKQG; the protein is encoded by the coding sequence ATGAGCGGTAAACATCCTTTAGTACAAGCTGTTGAAAATGCACAGTTGAAACAAGATATCCCTGCTTTTGCACCAGGTGACACAGTAGTTGTTCAAGTAAAAGTAAAAGAAGGTGACCGTGAGCGTTTACAGGCGTTTGAAGGCGTTGTAATTGCTAAGAAAAACCGTGGCTTGAACTCTGCGTTCACAGTACGCAAAATCTCTAGCGGCGTTGGTGTTGAGCGTGTATTCCAAACTCACTCTCCAATCGTTGCTAAAATCGAAGTGAAACGTCGTGGTGACGTTCGTCGTGCTAAACTTTACTACCTACGCGAACTGTCTGGTAAAGCTGCACGTATTCGTGAAAAATTACCAGCTCGTAAACAAGGTTAA
- a CDS encoding type IV pilin protein has product MVNNKGFTLVELMIVVAIIGILAAIAYPSYTQYVVKANRVDAQAEMTRIAGLLQRYKVLNSSYVKANGNALTLSDLGVSSDYPNASKKLYEFELSDVTGDTWLLTAKPVSSSTQDGNGELVLNYQGYRCWTKGSSCTPTANSNWDGR; this is encoded by the coding sequence ATGGTAAATAATAAAGGTTTCACATTAGTTGAATTAATGATTGTAGTGGCAATAATTGGGATTTTAGCTGCTATCGCTTATCCCAGCTATACTCAATATGTTGTTAAAGCTAACCGTGTCGATGCTCAAGCTGAAATGACTAGGATTGCCGGATTATTACAACGCTATAAAGTACTTAATTCCTCTTATGTCAAAGCCAATGGAAATGCTTTGACCTTAAGTGATCTTGGCGTGTCATCGGATTATCCGAATGCTTCAAAAAAACTGTATGAATTTGAACTTTCTGATGTGACTGGAGATACGTGGTTATTGACGGCCAAACCAGTGTCATCGAGCACGCAGGATGGCAATGGCGAATTGGTATTAAACTATCAAGGATATAGGTGTTGGACTAAAGGTTCCTCCTGTACTCCTACAGCTAACTCTAATTGGGACGGCCGCTAA
- a CDS encoding PilC/PilY family type IV pilus protein, which yields MKTKYKKLTVAVHTAILTSLICSALPSFASDTELYKAPQSSETTIMFMVDLSGSMLYCDNSNGTVNTNSGCSPNRVDKLKEGMIKLLQGSVSDGIEPLPDKLVVGLSEFSSPNRNGPFGRITIEAKPLGEMTSLGVREIYRVRTPTTYIGSRTQTQDVLRSQTRTRTRTRTSSRRGMSNWTSWGAWGGWTTWSSWSRDGSISTGAVSVSKQRGNALGVEECVEWTTSATVCKTWVQSTKSISELTQYASTEDEVYTFNNWSPSDNSGWSDIGTVTSTQNSQTECRKDTGRPSYNCTEERETETAIEKKKQTRSQTATAVGEFIQTYTGTAYETHRKRMIRGVNALNAVGGTPTGYAFAEVAAYMMGQTTSGVADAGSISGFSANRSGISGDTKYIAPASVTSAKQCNTQGIYFLTDGAPTYYSSGSSNATKQHDRTVLENFMKKTLDTKSSGFSCNNDSTLGKFTSGYSSDSKMTSRNGWDCIGAYTKALLDPTLNPAGVSIKTAVVGFGNDFSNKSTSDEKDADKWGILGGGGSYVGNNDQAVVDSVLKFLKKLQKYIPPVTTGSVTVPVDNLDTQNIQPWGYFPQFDPAPDAQVTTWIGNLKKYKVVNNILRDKNNDKIVDEVTGVSVDSPEDYWADTSIKKMITKIKTVNNVEIEEDIEVLVGGALSQLKLGMNNNVERKIFTDRKITEDGQVTTVSNNSNLLQIKTSDLKVLNNVNNYAKDPKRGYIAALFGYDVKSALANQLASNTAGAQTTFSNFLTNANATLRQMGAVMHSKPILITQEGKTKFDTQTGDLTYINRDDLIVFGTTQGLLHIVRAGDSASDSDAGKEVFTFVPNEMIENQYQGFLNQLQQGNLLKYGIDGQWTAYTEYATQSGSSANEPVVSVKNGKQWLYGGLRMGGRSYYALDLSDVTSSGGTPKIKFRIDPQRAAAYSPLSYMGQSWSKPTITWVNWKGTRKLVMIVGGGYDDAYENLNFRPSSSTDKGAGVYVFDAENGSLLWWASAHADESAASSDSLHVANMKRSVVSQIKAIDRNNDGLADHLYFGDLGGQLWRVDLDSSKSAGESTNFAKRAVRIMDMSTASNVPRFYSTPTFSVHNEGNGLFGVVTIGSGNLSFPMSESDQSDALYVIYDKDVTKRNLPVMSDSELTTVDVRVSGSGGNKLVENADGNTATTLTYGGWYYPLANKNRILNDNVVIANDLYTSVFDATVDIDDVNCYGGVRGKSVAKQFCLPYGQCLKKNADGSYEQESRPEDIELGKGNIGISFGGIDKKRGLVLNLPTDKTLKTYQGKTKFISQRWYER from the coding sequence ATGAAAACAAAATATAAAAAATTAACAGTTGCTGTTCATACGGCAATTCTGACCTCTTTAATCTGCTCAGCTTTACCTAGTTTTGCAAGTGACACAGAGTTGTATAAGGCACCTCAAAGCTCAGAGACGACTATCATGTTTATGGTTGACTTATCAGGAAGTATGCTTTATTGCGATAATTCTAATGGTACGGTCAATACCAATAGTGGTTGTTCCCCAAATAGGGTAGATAAGCTTAAAGAGGGAATGATCAAGTTGTTGCAAGGCAGTGTTTCTGATGGAATAGAACCATTACCTGACAAATTAGTGGTAGGTTTATCTGAGTTTAGTTCTCCAAATCGAAATGGTCCATTTGGGAGAATTACTATTGAAGCCAAGCCTTTAGGGGAGATGACGAGCTTAGGTGTTAGAGAGATTTATAGAGTCAGAACACCTACAACGTATATTGGCTCACGAACTCAAACTCAAGACGTACTAAGAAGTCAAACTAGAACTAGAACTAGAACTAGAACAAGTTCTAGGAGGGGGATGAGTAATTGGACTAGCTGGGGGGCTTGGGGAGGTTGGACAACTTGGAGTAGTTGGTCGCGAGATGGATCTATATCAACTGGTGCAGTATCGGTTTCGAAACAAAGGGGTAATGCCCTAGGTGTAGAGGAATGTGTTGAGTGGACTACCTCTGCTACAGTATGTAAAACTTGGGTACAGTCTACGAAAAGTATTTCGGAGTTAACTCAATATGCTAGTACTGAGGATGAAGTTTATACCTTCAATAATTGGTCTCCTTCAGATAATTCAGGTTGGTCAGATATTGGAACAGTAACCTCTACCCAAAATAGCCAAACAGAGTGTAGAAAGGATACGGGTCGGCCTTCTTATAATTGTACTGAAGAAAGAGAAACTGAGACTGCTATCGAGAAGAAGAAGCAGACTAGGTCACAAACAGCGACAGCTGTAGGTGAGTTTATACAAACGTATACAGGTACTGCTTATGAAACACATCGTAAGCGAATGATTCGTGGTGTCAATGCTTTAAATGCCGTAGGTGGTACACCTACAGGTTATGCTTTTGCTGAAGTTGCTGCCTATATGATGGGGCAAACAACGTCAGGTGTTGCTGATGCAGGATCCATATCAGGATTTAGTGCCAATCGATCAGGTATTAGTGGTGATACAAAGTATATTGCACCAGCATCCGTGACTTCAGCAAAACAGTGTAATACTCAAGGTATCTATTTCTTAACTGATGGTGCGCCAACTTATTATAGCAGTGGCAGTAGTAATGCAACCAAGCAACATGATAGAACAGTATTAGAAAATTTTATGAAAAAAACATTAGATACGAAGTCTAGTGGTTTTTCTTGTAACAATGATAGTACTTTAGGCAAGTTCACATCTGGCTATAGTTCAGATTCAAAAATGACTTCGCGTAATGGTTGGGATTGCATCGGAGCTTATACAAAAGCGCTTTTAGACCCAACCTTAAATCCTGCTGGAGTAAGTATTAAAACAGCTGTTGTTGGTTTTGGTAATGATTTTAGCAACAAAAGTACTTCTGATGAAAAGGATGCTGACAAATGGGGTATTCTTGGAGGTGGGGGGAGTTATGTTGGTAATAATGATCAAGCTGTCGTAGATAGCGTTTTAAAATTTTTGAAAAAACTTCAAAAATATATTCCACCTGTGACTACAGGTTCAGTGACTGTACCGGTAGATAATTTAGATACCCAAAATATTCAGCCTTGGGGTTATTTCCCTCAATTTGATCCAGCACCTGATGCACAGGTAACCACATGGATTGGTAACTTAAAGAAATATAAAGTTGTTAATAATATTCTTCGCGATAAAAATAATGACAAAATTGTTGATGAAGTAACTGGTGTCAGTGTAGATAGTCCAGAAGACTATTGGGCAGATACATCTATTAAAAAAATGATTACTAAAATCAAAACAGTTAATAATGTTGAAATAGAAGAGGATATAGAGGTACTCGTAGGTGGTGCTTTAAGTCAGCTTAAACTTGGTATGAATAATAATGTAGAACGTAAAATTTTTACTGATCGAAAAATCACAGAGGATGGTCAAGTCACTACTGTTTCCAATAACTCGAACTTATTACAGATCAAAACCAGTGATCTAAAAGTCCTTAATAATGTAAATAACTATGCTAAAGATCCTAAACGTGGATATATTGCAGCTTTATTTGGCTACGATGTGAAATCGGCTTTAGCGAATCAATTAGCAAGTAATACCGCTGGAGCGCAAACAACCTTTAGCAATTTCTTGACTAATGCAAATGCGACATTAAGACAAATGGGTGCAGTCATGCACTCTAAGCCAATATTGATTACACAAGAAGGTAAAACGAAGTTTGATACCCAGACAGGCGATTTAACCTATATTAATCGAGATGATCTAATAGTCTTTGGTACAACCCAAGGTTTATTACATATTGTGCGTGCAGGTGATAGTGCTTCTGATTCTGATGCGGGCAAAGAAGTATTTACTTTTGTGCCAAATGAAATGATTGAAAATCAGTATCAGGGCTTTTTAAATCAGCTTCAACAAGGCAATTTATTGAAATATGGTATAGATGGACAATGGACAGCCTATACTGAATATGCAACTCAAAGCGGTAGTTCTGCAAATGAGCCTGTAGTGAGTGTTAAGAATGGTAAACAATGGCTCTATGGCGGTCTCAGAATGGGAGGTAGAAGCTATTATGCTCTGGATTTATCTGATGTCACTTCATCAGGTGGAACACCAAAAATCAAATTTAGAATTGATCCACAGAGAGCGGCAGCATATAGCCCGTTAAGTTATATGGGACAAAGTTGGTCCAAACCAACGATTACCTGGGTGAACTGGAAAGGTACACGTAAGTTAGTCATGATCGTAGGTGGTGGTTATGACGATGCTTATGAGAATTTAAATTTCCGACCTTCATCAAGTACAGATAAAGGTGCTGGTGTATATGTATTTGATGCAGAAAATGGTTCTCTGCTCTGGTGGGCGAGTGCGCATGCTGATGAAAGCGCAGCTTCATCTGATTCGCTGCATGTTGCAAACATGAAACGTAGTGTGGTCAGTCAAATTAAGGCTATTGATAGAAATAATGATGGTCTTGCAGATCACTTGTACTTTGGGGACTTAGGTGGCCAATTATGGCGAGTCGATTTGGATTCATCAAAATCAGCAGGTGAAAGTACTAATTTTGCCAAACGTGCTGTCCGAATTATGGATATGTCTACAGCATCAAATGTTCCGCGTTTTTATAGCACGCCAACATTTAGTGTTCATAATGAGGGTAATGGATTATTTGGTGTAGTGACAATTGGCTCAGGTAACCTAAGTTTCCCAATGTCTGAATCAGATCAGAGTGATGCGTTGTATGTTATTTATGATAAGGATGTCACCAAAAGAAACTTGCCTGTAATGTCTGATAGTGAGCTAACTACAGTAGATGTAAGGGTTTCAGGTTCTGGCGGTAATAAATTAGTTGAAAATGCTGATGGTAATACTGCTACAACCTTAACATATGGTGGATGGTATTATCCTTTAGCTAATAAGAACCGTATTTTAAATGACAACGTTGTAATTGCTAATGATTTATATACCAGTGTGTTTGATGCTACAGTGGATATTGATGATGTAAATTGCTACGGGGGCGTACGAGGGAAAAGTGTTGCCAAACAATTCTGTTTACCTTATGGCCAATGTTTAAAGAAAAATGCTGATGGAAGCTATGAACAAGAATCACGTCCAGAGGATATCGAATTAGGTAAAGGAAATATTGGTATCAGTTTTGGTGGTATCGACAAAAAACGGGGCTTGGTTTTAAACTTACCAACAGATAAAACCCTGAAAACATATCAAGGTAAGACGAAATTTATTTCGCAGCGTTGGTATGAGCGCTAG
- the pilV gene encoding type IV pilus modification protein PilV — protein MKIKNQQGVGFVEVLVALILLSIGVLGFSVLQVRAMEASLDASSRIQAMNLARDLSERMRANKSGLSKSIPVSADDVEELIDAYSKAMAGKYSISSHTPACKGASKCSSEDFAQEDANEILYRAYRAGMKVALNECPGSMSLQRYCVYVAWGETQPIDGSGDTACTNNGSFLSDSKCVVLEAY, from the coding sequence ATGAAAATAAAAAACCAACAAGGTGTAGGGTTTGTAGAAGTACTGGTGGCCTTAATTCTACTGTCTATAGGGGTTTTAGGATTCTCTGTATTGCAAGTTCGAGCCATGGAGGCGTCGTTAGATGCCTCGAGTCGTATTCAAGCAATGAATTTAGCAAGAGATTTATCTGAAAGGATGAGGGCGAATAAGTCAGGTTTATCTAAGTCAATTCCTGTGAGTGCAGATGATGTCGAAGAGTTAATTGATGCTTATAGTAAGGCAATGGCTGGAAAATACTCGATATCTAGCCATACTCCTGCATGCAAAGGAGCCTCTAAATGTTCAAGTGAAGATTTTGCTCAAGAAGACGCAAATGAAATTTTATATCGTGCATATAGAGCAGGTATGAAAGTCGCACTTAATGAATGCCCAGGTAGTATGAGCTTACAACGTTATTGTGTTTATGTTGCTTGGGGAGAAACTCAGCCGATCGATGGTAGTGGTGATACTGCGTGTACCAATAATGGCAGCTTTTTATCCGATTCTAAATGTGTGGTTTTGGAGGCTTACTAA
- the rpsP gene encoding 30S ribosomal protein S16, whose translation MVVIRLARGGAKKRPFYQVVVTDSRNARDGRFIERIGFFNPTAQGKAEKLRLDADRFAHWVAQGAQPSERVASLAAQAKKAAAAA comes from the coding sequence ATGGTCGTAATTCGTCTAGCACGCGGTGGTGCTAAAAAACGTCCGTTCTATCAAGTTGTTGTAACTGATAGCCGCAATGCGCGTGACGGTCGTTTCATCGAACGTATTGGCTTCTTCAACCCTACAGCTCAAGGTAAAGCAGAAAAACTTCGTTTAGATGCTGACCGTTTTGCACACTGGGTTGCTCAAGGCGCTCAACCTTCTGAACGTGTTGCTTCTTTGGCTGCACAAGCTAAGAAAGCTGCAGCTGCTGCATAA
- a CDS encoding prepilin-type N-terminal cleavage/methylation domain-containing protein — MQDSKGFTLIELMIVVVILAIIAAIAIPSYKETIRKNNEAKAQQEILKVAEQLERYRARNFNYRNFTATNVILPDGYSLNIYDLDSTNKGLGDGVQGRGWFIKVEPPTDPKNYYFLMSSTGLKCKSRLESDVDFKCEPWDDSAQTGSQPW; from the coding sequence ATGCAGGATAGCAAAGGTTTCACCTTGATTGAGCTAATGATTGTGGTGGTGATCCTTGCGATCATTGCTGCAATCGCTATACCAAGCTATAAGGAAACCATCAGGAAAAATAATGAGGCGAAAGCTCAGCAGGAAATATTAAAAGTTGCTGAGCAATTAGAACGGTATCGTGCCAGAAATTTTAATTATCGAAATTTCACTGCCACGAATGTGATACTTCCTGATGGATATAGTTTAAATATCTATGATTTAGATAGTACCAATAAAGGGTTAGGTGATGGAGTTCAAGGACGAGGATGGTTTATTAAAGTAGAGCCGCCAACCGATCCTAAAAACTATTATTTTCTTATGAGTAGCACAGGTTTAAAGTGTAAATCACGTTTAGAGAGTGATGTGGATTTTAAATGTGAGCCTTGGGATGATAGTGCACAAACAGGAAGTCAGCCATGGTAA
- a CDS encoding lipase family alpha/beta hydrolase codes for MKIKLLAASLVLAGTCFNVQASTQAKQVTAKASSTYAKTKYPIVFTHGMAGFITVGTDQFGLDYWYQILPDLARNGANVWATRVSPFNSTEIRGEQLLEQVKEIRAITGADKVNLIGHSHGGPTIRYVAGVKPKFVASLTAVGATNKGSPVSDLILAIRDAAPILETPVVSVVNLLSRTITWAQGLDPNSFPHNSLASAESLSTQGAAKFNQLYPQGVPSNCGEGAPTWKHANGVIYNYSFTGTGTVTNLLDPDSILKATSLLINGGRDNDGLVPRCSAKFGKTIRDDYNWNHLDEVNQVLGLKALFAPDPVDVYRQHANRLKQQGL; via the coding sequence ATGAAAATTAAACTCTTGGCAGCAAGCCTCGTATTGGCGGGTACCTGCTTTAATGTACAGGCTTCAACCCAGGCAAAACAGGTCACTGCAAAAGCCAGTTCCACCTATGCCAAAACCAAATATCCAATTGTGTTCACCCACGGGATGGCTGGCTTTATCACTGTAGGTACCGATCAGTTTGGTCTGGACTACTGGTATCAGATTTTGCCTGATTTAGCGCGTAATGGTGCCAATGTCTGGGCGACCCGCGTCTCACCGTTTAACTCGACCGAAATTCGTGGTGAACAATTATTAGAACAAGTAAAAGAAATCCGTGCCATCACCGGTGCTGATAAGGTCAATCTGATCGGCCATTCCCATGGTGGCCCGACCATCCGTTATGTGGCTGGGGTTAAACCGAAATTTGTTGCTTCACTGACAGCAGTTGGTGCAACCAACAAAGGCTCCCCTGTTTCAGATCTGATCTTAGCCATTCGGGATGCTGCCCCGATCTTGGAAACGCCTGTGGTAAGTGTGGTGAATTTATTATCTAGAACCATTACCTGGGCGCAGGGTCTGGATCCAAACAGCTTCCCACATAACTCACTGGCGAGTGCAGAAAGCCTGAGTACTCAAGGTGCCGCTAAATTCAATCAGCTTTATCCTCAAGGTGTTCCAAGCAATTGTGGTGAAGGTGCTCCTACATGGAAACATGCGAATGGCGTGATTTACAATTATTCCTTTACGGGTACAGGTACCGTCACTAACTTACTTGATCCTGACAGCATCTTGAAAGCAACTAGTCTGCTCATCAATGGTGGCCGAGATAATGATGGTCTGGTACCACGCTGTAGTGCCAAATTTGGTAAAACCATCCGTGATGACTATAACTGGAACCATCTGGATGAAGTGAACCAGGTACTGGGTTTAAAAGCACTGTTCGCACCAGATCCGGTAGATGTTTACCGTCAGCATGCCAACCGTCTAAAACAGCAAGGTTTATAA
- the rimM gene encoding ribosome maturation factor RimM (Essential for efficient processing of 16S rRNA): MTPTQNVPEDRIQIGQLRSAYGLNGWLWVYSNTEPMSNMFDYLPWYIETKAGWQTVDVKRWKPHGKGLVVSLKGVTDRTAADNLVGANIWISKSQLPQPGVDEYYWSDLKGLTVLGLDENEQEVNLGQIHELFETGANDVMVVRATAESVDGEERMIPWHKDVVQRVDLEAGRIYVNWGVDY, from the coding sequence ATGACACCAACACAGAATGTTCCCGAAGATCGTATTCAGATTGGACAGTTACGTTCAGCATATGGATTAAATGGGTGGCTCTGGGTTTATTCCAACACGGAACCTATGAGCAATATGTTTGACTATCTTCCTTGGTACATTGAGACCAAAGCAGGTTGGCAAACTGTAGATGTAAAACGTTGGAAACCACATGGCAAAGGTCTGGTTGTTTCGCTGAAGGGTGTAACTGATCGCACGGCAGCAGATAACTTGGTTGGCGCAAATATCTGGATTTCAAAATCGCAACTGCCTCAACCGGGCGTGGACGAGTACTACTGGTCAGATTTGAAAGGCTTAACTGTGTTAGGTCTGGATGAAAATGAACAGGAAGTGAATCTCGGTCAAATCCATGAACTGTTTGAAACAGGGGCCAATGACGTAATGGTGGTTCGCGCTACTGCTGAAAGCGTCGATGGCGAAGAGCGAATGATTCCATGGCATAAAGATGTGGTACAGCGAGTTGATCTCGAAGCTGGTCGTATTTACGTTAATTGGGGCGTGGATTATTAA
- the trmD gene encoding tRNA (guanosine(37)-N1)-methyltransferase TrmD, whose protein sequence is MFFAVITLFPEMFEAITAYGISGRAAKRDLIQIHCINPREFAEGNYKRVDERPFGGGPGMVMMAEPLAKAINRAKELAAQAGAVHVPVVYMSPQGKTLNEPAVQEFVNYDGLIVLCGRYEGVDERLIQKYVDQEWSIGDYVLSGGELPAMVLLDSIIRRLPGAMSDEQSHVQDSFVDGLLDCPQYTKPDHFEGMDVPEVLKSGHHANIEKWRFLQRYQRTLERRPELVEKVELSKQQKKWLADLQGHNK, encoded by the coding sequence GTGTTCTTTGCAGTCATAACGCTTTTTCCTGAAATGTTTGAAGCGATTACAGCCTACGGTATTAGCGGGCGCGCGGCAAAACGTGACTTGATACAAATTCATTGTATTAATCCACGAGAATTTGCTGAAGGGAATTACAAACGGGTGGATGAACGTCCATTTGGTGGTGGTCCCGGTATGGTGATGATGGCTGAGCCTCTGGCGAAAGCAATAAACCGTGCCAAAGAGCTTGCAGCGCAAGCGGGAGCAGTTCATGTTCCTGTGGTGTATATGTCACCACAAGGAAAAACCTTAAATGAACCTGCAGTACAAGAATTCGTAAACTATGACGGATTGATTGTACTTTGTGGTCGTTATGAAGGTGTCGATGAACGTTTGATCCAGAAATACGTTGATCAGGAATGGTCAATAGGTGATTACGTGTTATCGGGTGGTGAGCTTCCTGCGATGGTTCTGTTAGACAGTATTATCCGGAGACTTCCGGGTGCGATGTCCGACGAACAATCACACGTTCAAGACTCATTTGTGGATGGTCTTTTAGATTGCCCACAATATACCAAGCCAGACCATTTTGAAGGTATGGATGTGCCAGAAGTATTGAAGTCGGGACATCATGCCAATATTGAAAAATGGCGGTTTTTGCAGCGATATCAGCGCACTTTGGAACGCCGGCCCGAGCTGGTTGAAAAAGTGGAACTGAGCAAGCAGCAAAAGAAATGGCTAGCAGATTTGCAAGGTCACAATAAATAA
- a CDS encoding PilW family protein: protein MKYSKGFTLIELMVSLVIGLIVIGAGLQLFLTGSINYNLQKSLAELQDNGNFGLNYLIKDIKLANLDADLSIINDRNKYSGIVLTSFKSYASLTEEDEEIQSANLPLYLQNSSVDIAKLTRSKVGPSNVNVASDQLVIQYKAFDPNGFDCEGNAITQDEIDQGLFIVQRYFLRADGDTKDLALACDAGRYKSLVATDALPTGIQNFGDNGQIIMRRVDYFHVLLGVKQNDSDEFSYMTIDEYIGADNSLEKDGNPRARIMSVQIGALVRGYDTISGNDALPNSFRVLNSDVTLNSSLTEKYVRDVVSQTVALRNGYGLMEEL from the coding sequence ATGAAATATTCTAAAGGCTTCACCCTCATTGAGCTTATGGTGTCCTTGGTTATAGGGCTAATTGTTATTGGGGCCGGTCTCCAGCTCTTCTTAACAGGAAGTATTAATTATAATTTGCAGAAAAGCCTAGCTGAATTACAAGATAACGGTAATTTTGGTTTGAATTATCTGATCAAGGATATAAAGCTTGCAAATTTAGATGCAGACTTATCCATTATTAATGATCGCAATAAATATAGTGGCATTGTTTTAACAAGCTTTAAAAGTTATGCATCATTGACAGAAGAAGATGAAGAAATTCAATCTGCCAATCTTCCTCTCTATTTACAAAATTCATCCGTAGATATAGCAAAACTCACCAGATCTAAAGTTGGTCCAAGTAATGTAAATGTAGCGAGTGATCAACTGGTTATTCAATACAAAGCATTCGATCCAAATGGTTTTGATTGTGAAGGTAATGCCATAACTCAAGATGAAATTGATCAAGGTTTATTCATTGTACAGCGATATTTTTTAAGAGCAGATGGGGACACTAAAGATTTGGCTTTAGCTTGTGATGCAGGCCGTTACAAAAGCTTAGTTGCTACCGATGCTTTGCCTACAGGGATACAAAATTTTGGTGACAATGGTCAAATAATTATGCGTCGTGTGGATTATTTCCATGTTTTGCTGGGAGTCAAACAAAATGACTCTGATGAATTTAGTTATATGACTATTGATGAATATATCGGGGCAGACAATAGTTTGGAAAAAGATGGCAATCCACGTGCTCGTATCATGTCTGTGCAAATAGGGGCTTTAGTTCGTGGATATGACACGATTAGCGGAAATGATGCGTTACCTAACTCTTTTAGAGTCCTAAATTCTGATGTCACGCTTAATTCAAGTTTGACTGAAAAATATGTGAGAGATGTTGTTAGTCAAACCGTTGCTTTAAGAAATGGCTATGGTCTTATGGAGGAGTTATAA